TCCCAAATATTCAACCCCAAATGGATATAAGCTAATATAAATGGGGTTGTATAACATTTGTTCATaagatataatatatataattgagtgttcatatcgatttaatatgattaaaataaaatgtctatgtTGCATATATcaattcatattattctatatcataattatttattatataaaacttgttaatatgtggttatattgaattatgtataacataatatgtttcttcatttgatgaaaattttatttagtgaaacttataatttgtgctacaattaaattaaattaaattaaattatattacgccAATATAActttaataataacattatatatgaagttgggtatgaattataataaaattcattttgattattcatctacattataatataccttcaggTTAATgggtatatttatattgttaattaaacatttaccaatatataataggtagtcataaaatatagattcataaaatatcgatcgaggtTCAACAACACAACAATACCTATAAAAGATTGTTATgattctaacattttttgaagttttaattgtagttactattctctttttgtattttacatttgtatcaaaattaattagtattaataaaaatcgCTTTATACTCCTTAATTTATTTCcaaaaggtataatattagattaatcactattcatttttaaattttatattttgaggtatacatatattacatttaaaatagttaaaagacaaaatataagtatattaataaaatttaatgttatagtttgttctgataattataaataatatgaaagatAGAATAGCGTTATTATAcacctatatatataatataacaaaatactataccaataattaatattaaaatattattttattgtggaaacttcatataattaaatattaattttatcgaaaagacacataataatacattataaaggtatcaatgCTATATATCtgttaaagattcaatttGAGATATGTGGTTtaatattctaaaaatatgaatcaaTGGAGAAAGTGTTAAAGactcaattcatgttaaataCCATTtgattattccatattaacgcatattatattgtcgctgttttaccatagaattaataaaatatagaatttttaataaattatttgaacgATATACATTAACTATAAcagtagaatatataagataaaattatgtataatatttagcgaatatttatataaatatatatattaaagaactaatatatcttatctctctcctattAAAGGGTAAAATAATGTCATAAtcaaacatagttttctattatactttaaaatttacataatagttatttatgtgctaatatttaatttctactaagtattattttaaaaacaatatgaacTTAAAGTCTTATTTAAgattataaatacgggttcagtgctaattgtcgttttaagccttggaaattatgcgtaaaatatattataaaattacccaataaggGATACTTAGAAATTGAAATAtattggaataaaaataaagttatttaacgcattaaaattattttttaatttatctacattcattaaaaacaatataaaattatgtattttgcatagaaaatggaacaattcaacttattttgtaagtgttattttagaaaagactgtattatatattataagaaacaagtatataaatatttagtctatcttattaaataattatttatatactttaaggattgtaataataataactttcttaaatttatatatttatgcattatttaagttttatgaCGTCATTtatgttctatattaaagcatatgtatatattttttaaattcattataaaagtatatccatttttataataaagttataccaaatgttagtaagaatagcattttttgtataaaatgcatcatatatacacatgGCAAAGTGTGTAAGaaaccctctatttaagttaatttagctaattatcataaaaaggaataaaatgtttttttagtgataatattattatattattctatattaatttaattattgaaaaacttataatatatttaattacaGATAATTGTcatatatagggttaaagtatttgcgtcTCATATTTGATGcattgtatataaatagcatgattctactcaatttacaaataaaatcCCATCACTATGGATAAGGacgtggtatatgcattttttaataataataatttcctttacgttttttgatattgaccatatataaatatcattaaactttattttaataaaattttcaataatacactttttattaattatttttaaatgttttcttagtgtaaaaAGTTCCAGGATGTAAGGAAATGGTTTCCTGATCAATTGGACGATAAGAAAATGTATCAATTTAAAGATGATACACATTTCAAAAAGTATTGTACTGGTGGTAGTTGTGATAGTGATttcgaaaaaattaatgctggatgtttatatttttttgatacaTTCTTTGAGGATGTTTCTGCGTTTGAGTATGTTGCAAAAAATAACATCTATATTGTTGAATACattttgatatggttaagttatatgttaaaccttaCCAAAACTCAAGAAAACGACAGTATAGagattttttataatacatatatagaaGGTGGTAATAAGTATACTAAAAATCTAGATTATATTAGTAGTCATAATAgttataaggatcttatatatataagttattatattttaaatatggatatgagcattatatctaaattatatgatgcatttaataCATTATGTGACATATATAATGAGCTTGATACAAATAGCTCAAATTGCGAGGAATATTCCAAAAAAGCTATTCAATTTGttgaaacatataaaaaaattataatagatTGTATAATTACTGGCGATAACCCCTATTCTCTTGTATtgattaatttattaattgattatgataaattaaaaaaagaatgtAAAAATTTCCCATCCACTCCAGATATAGAAACAATAATTTCTGAACATTTTTCTGAAGTtacatcaagttcgtcgatagcaagcaaattaattccaattttatcgatattagttgcaataccaattttcttgggaattgcttataaggtaaataataaggaattaaaaatattacatttaaatattattttcattaaatatatggaaaaattaacaaaaaaatcaaacttttcttaaaatttttatattagtattcgttatttggatttcggaaacgatctcaaaaacaacatttaagagaaatggtaaaaaaataaagaagaaactgatcattaataaattattccgAGTATGCAGATTGAtgtattttaagaaactgtctattggggaataatttttgatcatagtttttatattgtttttatgttgtgggttaGGGTTGTGTTtctggaacccatattcgggttagggctaagtattacattgcatttaattttttataacttaaatactaatttaatatatgtatcattccgtatgtttaatcacatataaagtctaaatatgcaaccaaaaagtGGATATAACCATTAATGTGGAAGGGGttacataacatattttataagttataatatatataattgagtgttcatatggatttaatatgattaaaaaaaaatgtctatattgcatatattaattcgtATTATTCAACATCataattgtctattatataaaatttgttaatcAGTGATTATATCGAATATTTCATAACGCAATGTTtcttatttgatgaaaattttatttagtaaaacttattatttgtatcatatttattttaatttaaatcatgttatccaactgaacagtaatagataatcataaaatatagatgcatggaATATCGATCaagaatcgacaatataacataatctataaattattgttatgtttctaacattttttgaagttgtaattgtagttaatattatcttcttgtattaatagaagttgcttcatacgctttaatttatttataataaaggtataatagtagattaatcactattaatttgtaaactttatagttttgaggtataaataattatattttaaaatagttaaaaaataaaatataagtatataataaaatttaatgttatagtttgtcataatacttataaacaacctgatatataaaattaacgttattgttataatatatatataatattgtataaatgactaaaactgaaatatgttaaatttgtgaaacatatacaattacatattaatgcaaagtataatggtatgtaataattaatttaatttgaattaataatatttttattaggttattgtatatataaaattcacaaatatattgttattgctaaataatatgttataaatactataatttaaaacaatgaAACAAGGAAAAATACTAATTGGATTAAAGTATTCCTCCTGAGtgaattaattatattattgtactatacagtgatataacagtaaacataataatagcaataaaaatagataaacgtattaaatacgaacaaatcattaaatttatttgattcgaatacgttgatatatattattaaacttgtaataagattaaaattatatgcacaaaacatcaaatgaaatattataacatttatttaagtatGTATTCATgcgataatattagaattaacattaccaagcaaaataatattaataattctatagtttacttaaaaatatagtttattataaaatataaaagcaaattatatatttagaaaataattctaagtcattattaatgattaattttattatgtacATTAATTGAAAGTTTTAAaggtagaaaatataattaaaatatgtagaataaataaatcttATATGACTACATtcttgtcttaaaaaaacatacttcccttatctctcccctcaaagtgcaatataccaatctaatacatatagttttctattataatttaaaatttgtatcaATACTAATTTATGtgtcatatatttaataagtatgattataaaaacaatatgcattaacagtcttatttaagcttataaatacggtttcagtgctaattgtcgttttaaaccgtgagaaagatgtgcaaaata
Above is a window of Plasmodium yoelii strain 17X genome assembly, chromosome: 9 DNA encoding:
- a CDS encoding PIR protein, translating into MDKDVCKKFQDVRKWFPDQLDDKKMYQFKDDTHFKKYCTGGSCDSDFEKINAGCLYFFDTFFEDVSAFEYVAKNNIYIVEYILIWLSYMLNLTKTQENDSIEIFYNTYIEGGNKYTKNLDYISSHNSYKDLIYISYYILNMDMSIISKLYDAFNTLCDIYNELDTNSSNCEEYSKKAIQFVETYKKIIIDCIITGDNPYSLVLINLLIDYDKLKKECKNFPSTPDIETIISEHFSEVTSSSSIASKLIPILSILVAIPIFLGIAYKYSLFGFRKRSQKQHLREMVKK